A stretch of DNA from Tubulanus polymorphus chromosome 6, tnTubPoly1.2, whole genome shotgun sequence:
CAAACGATCGTAGCAGTCGATGACCTTGGATTTTTCTGCCAGGCTTGTTGTGAAGGAGCTGCTGATGACATCACGGGTATATGTTAGTACCGTTTGACTGTAACCGCAATAACTGTGAATCCTAGTTCCATTAGATCGACAATAAATGGatacttagtcgttttttttataataaggtacattttcattaattgatttcaacaaaacaaaatattccaCAATTTTACAATACATACATGATATGCACATTTATCTAAACtaacaataaaatataattttaaagGATTTTAAgattcattacaaaatgtaaaatctTAAGTCGCCGAAGGACTGAAGGAATCCCATACATGGGTGCTAACAACATGGAGGCACATTCATGTGTAGTTTATTTGATCATGCTGTTTATAGAAAGTCGTACAGCGACTGCATAGACTAATGGAGGTAGGTAGCATATCTGACTGACATATCTCACATTACCTCAATACGAAATATCGTATATCGTAACTGGTATGTCGTATGTTGTTTATTGTATAAGACACGCTTGAGAACCTCGTTTACCCATCACGACAGACGACAATCGTCCAACCGACTTTAAACCGACTACACGCCTGTCCTGCTGATCTGAaacagctgctgctgctgcgggcTTCACTGATGATAACATCTCCACAACGGTAGCGGGTGGGGTCAAGGTCACTGTGACGTCACGTTCATCCTGGCTATGATTGGTCGATTGCTGTTGTTGTAGACTCGGTAAGCGCCGTAGACGCGACTGCCAGCCGTTCTGTTGCGAGTCTACAAGCGTGAACGCCATCACGCGGCCATCTTCCGAACCAATCAGAATCGTCTGCTCGTCTTGCGCCATAACGATACAGGTGGCGCGACCGTGCACGTCTATTTCCGCTACCGTTTGATAATCCGTTAATCGCAAAGCTTGTACCGTTAATCCACCGGTGGCTATGAACAGTACGAACTTATCCTTAGCTATAATCGGTAAACCTACAGCGCCTCTATAGTCGATTTTATGAACTATTTCATCCCGCCAGACGTCGTAAATATTCAATTCGCGATCGACGATAAATTTACCGTTAGACGAAATTCGTAAATCGTTAACGTCCGAATTCACTTTCATAAAACGACGACATTTTTTGATGACCGCGTCACGCGACGGGTTCCAGATGAAAGCGGTTTTCGGCGCGCGCAGGTTCGGCTCGATGGCTCCGTCGACGAATTTCAGACGCGAGGAAATCTTTGCGAACACGACTAAAACCAATTCGGTGTCGACACCTAGCGGTTTGGCTTTGAGAATTTTCTCGCCGAAAATCGTAGCGTTCTCGTCGAAATCGGCGACATCTTGCTTGCAAAGTGGAAGGTGCTGATCGCCGTTGACGCCGATATCGAAAGCGTAAACGTTGGGCGTATCCCCTCTAGACAGGGTCTCCAGGACAAGGTAATCGGTATTCGTTAGAAACGGTTCGGATATCAGCTCCATACAGCCTAACGTTACAGATTTCACTCTGTTCGGTTCAGGGTATAGTTCGAGCACGTGCGCGGTGATCGACGCGGCCGAGTTGGTATTCGATGCTTTACTGATGAGAACTATTCTACTTCCGTCGTCGCTGAATATGACCTGTTCGCGTCTACACGTCAGCTTAGCCGAATAAACGATCTGATCCCGCGATAAATCCCACAGGTGGAGCCCCTCTCCTAAACTATTCGTCACCAGGAAATTGCCGTCCGGTGACATCGACACCGCCTGCTCGCCGACTATGTGTTTCAAATTCGGCGTGCCCGTTTTCAAATCTAGTGGCACCCTCTGGCGGCGCAATTCGTCCTCCGAACACGCAACGGCTGTACCAGTCGCGTCACCTTGAAGAAAGAGAGAATGAGTTCGTAAATTAACTGAATACAAGAGAATCACAATGAAGTTTCAGACGCACAATCAGAACTACCTTCAAGTTATTAGATTGTCTTTAGAACCTATGGAGTTATACTACAAGATAGAATCAATATGGAAGCCGTGGCGGTTCAACCAGAAACAttaggggccagttgcacaccTATGACTTAaacctaagaccagtctgagaCTATCTAAGTTCTGAGCTTATCttattatttaaaatctaagacCTCTTTGGACTCAGACTCCCGACATACAAACTGGGTGCAAGACCGTATCACCAGCAGATACGTCTGCTATAGCTGGTCGGATGGTTACTTACCGACCATGATATCAGTAATTGGTACATTCAACACGTGTAATCTACTATCCATTTCATCCGATATTTTATCCAGATTCCACACTTGTAAACAGTTATCGCTCGACACCGATACGATTTTGTTGTAAAGACGAGAGGCGTGGATTTGCTGCATCGGCGCAAATGACGGCTTCAACGACCAAACCAGCGAAcctagaaaatatatatatctatatatatatacaatattacatgttttatatcaatattcgaaatatttcaccTAGGCGAatatcatttcagaaaatataagattttaaGTCCTTTCGTCATTTTGATAAGTCATAAACATAGCGATCGTTCATACAAAGTCTCAAACGGTCACTGTGTTATTTTTGTACGTAgatttttactttcaaaatatttcagtaatcTGGGATGACAACTCACAATCGATAACTCTCCATGCCAACAGGAACCCGTCTCTAAGGGCAACGATTAGAGTCTCGTTAAAGTTGAAGTCGGCCGATAGATATTTCGATTGGGGGTCGATGAGTTTCGGAAGGGAGTTGTAAACTCTCGAACCATCTTTACTGACCACATCGACAACTCGTAACTCAGTTCCGGTCGATAGTAACACGTACGACTCATCTTTGGGCGCCATGCGGGCCATATTGACTCTACATTCTAATTCAGCTACGAACGATACTTTCTCACGGTCGGTGTACTGGTAGCGACACCTATATATAGTAGTTCTATGTTTACTCGTGTAGATTACAATGGCGTCCTTATCGCTCTGACGGATGATAATACTACAAGGCGGACGGACTTCATCCGGGACTTTAAACgttttgatgattttataattatCGAGGTTGTGATAGAGTATCAACGTTCCGCTGTTACACACCATTATATCACCGTCGTCGCTAAGCGCGCAGATTTTCGCCTCGTACTGAAAACGATGACGTAGTTTGCCGGAGTGAGCCTCTATTATTATCGGACCTTTCGACGTTATACCCTGCACGACCAACGCTATCTGATCACGTGATATATCCAAATGCGTAACGTCACCGCCGTATTGACGTAAATTAACGCTGACGATGAAATTCCCGATTTCGGCGTCGTAAACGCATATCGTATCGTCCGTAGTAACGACGTAAATATTGTACGTCAAAAATGACGTATTGTAAACGTAACCCATAGCGGTACGTAGATCTTGTTGCGGTTCACCGCTGTCGACGTTCCAACGTCTGATCGTTGATTCGTGCGGTATTTTCAAGATGATATATTCGGTATCGGCGGTGGTGTGAATACAGTTGACGTCGACTTCGTTAGACGGATTAATGTGGGGTTCGAACACGTGTTGAAGCGGACCGCCGGGCGCCTGGTAACACTGATACGCCGGTACTAAAGCGCATTGTTTACCCGCTGCTAGGTAACACGCTTCGACTAGTCGTAATATTTTCGGATAGAGCGGACAATATTTCAGTAATCTGCCGATGATTTCCACGCACATTTTCTCCGGGTCGCGGTTGATAGTGGATTCAGCTAGCTGTAGCGTGTCGGCCAGTAGTTTAGTCTCGTCTGTAACGTGAAGCTGGAAGTCGGTGAGGATGTTATGTAGAGATGTGGCTCTCAGTTTCGAGTAGAGGAATTCATAGTTAAACAGTACTTCATCCTCCAGTTCCTCAACTCGCCCGCTCTCATTCAGGTGGTACGGTAACATGTTCAATTTACGGAAATTGAAACGAACCGACGTCGAATTTTCGCCGTCAGAAAACCTCAACGGTTGCGACGATACTTTACGATCGGCAACGCCCTCTTGCGACTGCAATTCGAATCTGATCACGTGATTGTCGCTATAGGTGAACGGTTTTTCGCGTCCGTCGCTCCAAACGCCCAACAGATAGTCGGCGATATTCGAATGGACAAGCCGACGAAAATTCTTGTCCGCTAAATAGCGTTGACTGGTGACGTTGATGAATTCCTGATGGTACCAGTAAACGGCCAGAACCCCGTTAGCCTCTCTCTCCACCAGATACGTGTCTATATCTGAACGTATTCGTGTCCATAGCGACGGCGGAATACGTCGTATCGGTGGCAACCAGTACGTGTATATACTGTTGAGAACGTCGTCGTCAAGCgataataaatcttcaacTTCCGAATCGGAAAGACCGTTACGCGAAGCGGTGATGTAGGCTAGAGCGTGTTTTACCACGTGACCGTCGTGTCTCGACTCGAGACGGTCTAATAGTTTACCGATACTGTCAGGTACAGTTGCGGCCAACGTGTCGGACATGTGAACTTTAGTGTAGGAATTCCAGTCGTAAACTTCATCGAACACAAGTTTCAGAAACAAAGGGACGCTACATTTCATAAAGGCGCAGCCGACCACGTAAACCTGATGCGACGTCAGTTGTCTGTTGTGTTCTCTCAACCACAGTTTCAATATATCCGTACATTTGATATGACTTAACGGACTCAGTTCGATGAACGTGCTCGTGTCCCGTATCTTCTCTTTCAACCGTTGCATCATGTGACTATCGTCATCGGACAGCGTCGTTACGATGACTTTCACGTTTTTGCCAAGCGACgacggtaaccagtctaaacGATGAGCATTGTTACCGggtgataattgatttaaagcgTCGAGATATAGAACGAGCGGGAAGCGGTGATCGGCGGACAGGATGTTGATGAAACGGTCCCTCAGTTGTCGGTATGTTTTCGGTACCGGTTTCGTATCGAACCCGATCGCGTTAAACTGTTCGCAAAGCGTTTGCAACAATAGATTTATATTGGAACTCTGCAGCGTCGTGCCGATCAGACGTATACAGATAGCGGCGTTCTTACTCAACCACGATGACGTCAGACGGAACGCTTTCGACGTAAACGACGTTTTACCGATTCCGGTTTGACCGTGAACGACCAGCGGATAACGGTGATCACTCCTGACGTATTGAGCTAGTTTATTTAGTTCGTCTTTACGCGCGTGAAAATTATCGGAACGTTCCTTACACTGGATCTGATGTTTTACAATATCTTCCATTAGTGCACTGAGGTGACCCTGTCCAGCACTCTTTACACCTGCAATGGAATACAAATGGAATAATAGGGTAAAATAGTTAGGCTAGACTCGCAAGACAAGTGGTTCTGGACAATTATGTCAAGTGGATCTGGAAGGTGGGCAATGCCAAATGAATCTGGAAGGACACGACGCCTTATGGTTTTGGAAGGGGATGATACTAAGTGGGTCTGGAAGGTGGGCGATTCCAAATGGATCTGGAAGGTTGGCGATACCAAGTGAATCTGGACGGTGGGCGATTCCAAATGGATCTGGAAGGTGGGCGATACCAAGTGAATCTGGAAGGTGGGCGATTCCAAATGGATCTGGAAGGTGGGCGATTCCAAATGGATCTGGAAGGTTGGCGATACCAAGTGAATCTGGAAGGTGGGCGATGCCAAGTGGATCTGGAAGATGAGCAATGCCAAGTGGGTCTGGAAGGTGTGCGATGCCAAGTGGATCTGGAAGGAGGGCGATGCCAAGTGGATCTGGAAGGAGGGCGATGCCAAGTGGGTCTGGAAGGCGGGCGATACCTAGTGAATCTGGAAGGTGGGTGGGCGGTACCTAGTGGGTCTGGAAGGTGGGCGATGCCAAGTGGATCTGGAAGGAGGGCGATGCCAAGTGGGTCTGGAAGGCGGGCGATACCTAGTGAATCTGGAAGGTGGGTGGGCGATACCTAGTGGGTCTGGAAGGTGGGTGGGCGATACCTAGTGGATCTGGAAGGTGGGCGATGCCAAATGCCTGTTTGAACCACTGATTAATTGAATGAGTTGATATTGTTACCTTTATCGATGAGTTGAATGAGTTTTTCAGTGAACTGTGAACAAAAATCGTTTAGATATTCAGTCTGCGCGCGCATACCAACATTACCCGCCCACGTGACCATGTTACTGAAATTGACAAAGATCGATTACTGAACATTAGGTTGGCTCAACTGTGGTAAGACCTTACACTTTTTAAGTGAAGGACAAATTGCATCCGCCCCTTTTAAAACACCCCATCCCCCATGCACCGGGTTGTAAAGGAAACGATAGATTATCAATACAGCCGCACTGATGACTTCAAGGCGATAGATGATCATTGTTTATTGAGCACGTAATCACTGGGGAATTGTGTTTTATCCACTCTGTACCTTCCGCCTTGCAATATTGTAGCTGTAGGAAGGCGAAGAACTCGATTTTTACCAACCTGATGACATTACTGGGAGGAATACTATGCGGAATAACTCTCTCTTTAAGGTTGCGAACGCGCCTTTTAGCATCGGCGTCGATTTCACCTTTACTCTGATCCCAATCTACGTATCTTGAATAGAAACACACAAATAACTcgattgaaaaatacaaaaaacaaaGAGAAGCTgaagaaaatctatatgagATGCATCTTAAGGGACCGATTTTATAGATCGGGAATCAAAGTTACCCCTAGTGGTAAATCCCCAACACGGGCTCGGTTTTAAAGACTTATCATCAAACTTTACCGTAGTGGTAAGTCATCAACATGGGTTAGGTTTCCTGGGTAGAAAAGTAACCCGTAGGGTAAATCCCTGGGCCAGGTTTCACAGTCTGAAATATCTTTGAAACCGGCACAAAATGATTCGTTTGTATGTCAGAATTATGCGCTAACATTTAATAAGAACCACCCTTAACTACCCATGAGAAACATTATACAGTAACAtactttttaattttgtcGATGTGAAGATATCGTTCAAGGTCAGTTATTCGACGTGTAAAACAGATAACAGTACCGGCAACGTTGTCCTTGACCTTCGTGATGCCCTCGTGAAGTTCGTTTTCCGTTACTGTAAAAtaattaaaagataattatGAACATTAATCGTTGCCTCGGTTGAAAGGGTGCAGGTGGTTGAGAAGAGTGGTTCACTGGCAGAAAGAGTATGGTTGCCTGATGGGAAGATGGAGGTTCCCAGAGTGAATAGGTAATTGCCAGACTGAAAGGAGGGGTTCCTAGATAACGAGGTTGGGTTGGTCCCTATAGGTAGGAATGGTTCCGGCCTAGGGGACTACTAGTGTCTGAAATCTGTAGATTGTTGTTATTATCTATATGAACAGTAAATAGCCTACCTGAACACGTGTATTTCCTGCTGGTTTGTTGACTCATTAACTTCTGTTCGACACATTGTTTTACAGTGTCAGTGAATACAGTTCTCATGCGCGACTCATCCTTGTACCACCATTCTTTGGGACTCTTCTCGCCCAGTACACTTTTCACTGGTTGTAGTAGGAACTCCGGCGGCAAACTATTCTCATCTTTCTATAATTAATCATTGTCACAATTTGAATTATGAAACATGTTTCAGATGGTCTGCGGTTGATCTAGCGGATCTTACAATCAAGTTAACACccatcgatttcaaaatcgaaccccctgtttcgctcccggcaggtgtggtgggtctgtaagggacactcaatcagaaaatcaaacaaaatttaccaacctaataaataacagggataatccctattttaagatcaaacaCCCACAATAAGAAGAAAAACTAGGAGATAGTCTTACGTTTCAACTCAAATTTATGAGCCATTTCCAGAAATGTATTTTAAAGCCTGTCACTAGACAGTCACGTGTCTATGATGACTAAAAAGACTTAGTATCTTATTTCACATGAGATTGTGACACGTGTCTATTCATTTGTATTACTTGTTTTTGTAAATCATTTCGTATGAATATATCACCATACGTTAGATACGTAATTCAATGTTGTTTTACCTTGTACCACTTGTTGAGTAGATCGACCGACATATCATTATCCTGAATGCAAAGTGTAATGCTCTCAAACTCATCAGCTGGTATTCTATACGGTAACATACGACTCCCATATTTCTCTCCTAACATCAACTGCAACATCAACATCGATACATCTACATAATCATCTTAATAATACTTGGATCTAGTTCAACAGTTGAGGTGGATTAGGCCACAAAACTGATACCCTGTTTCTTCACTCTGTTGAGCTTAGACCCGGCCGGTCGTCTATATACCCTTAACATAACCTTGAAAAAATACGTGATCAAGCTAATCATAACCTTGGAATAATTCAGTCAGATTACTCCAAGCCATAACAGACAAgctatcattattttcagccTTACTCGCGTTGTTAGATATGGTCGAATTTCATTAAAGCGAATAGGAATATAGTTGATAACACAGATGATAAGAAGTACAGAAGCTGTAGCGATTATTTCTACGTACCACGAAGTTCGGCCCTGCGGATAATCTTTGACATTCTTGTATTTGCTTCAAACACAATTCAGTTGTCGTATGATTCTCGCTCGCCTTGGCAGGAATTCCCCACCTCATGTCAACTACCTGTAAACCAACAATGAATAGATTAGACCATCTAGCAGCATCTCCAGCGATTTCATCAAGATGTTCTCCCAAACAGAGACCacaaatttgatgattttatatCAAAAGCAGTTGGAGTGCCCTTTCGAATCATATACTCGTATTCAAACATAAATCTCCCGATTCCCCGTTGAATATCAAACGGacgtttttaattttaaaaaatcactTCAAATCTTACTTCATATCATGTTATTATTAATTTGAGATCAGATGTAATGTTTTCTGTCCAATAACTACACACTAGGGACTGTCTCTAGTTTTGGAAGTGGCCAGGGGGACCTCAGTGGCCTTACTGATTTGCGGGGCCGGACGCAGAAAAAAGCTGCTTAGCCTATCCGTGCCCTTATCCATGGTTTAGCTAACTAGCTTAGAATAAGAGGCCGCACGAAAACATTGGTTACAAATAACAGCGTTTTCCTGCGCCCGCCTCAGGTGATCAATCTTATTCTTAATCAGGGCCATCGGTAAAGTTCCGTGCCACCATCTGTCCATCCAATCCCTCCCCTTTCCACCCATCTCCATCCACCCTTCTACTTTCAGTTTGATCGTCAGTAACTCGTTCACCTGGAATTCGAAGCCGTATTTATCTCGGCAATATTTCTTCACTACCGGAAACACGTTTTGCATGGCAGCATTGCGTTCAGCTCGAGTgtctgaaattagaaaaacaaatatgttaatgaataatgGTGTTTATTTTCATCCAGTGCGCATTAACACAGACTTATAAAGCTCTGAATAAATAATACAGAATAAACGATAAGATTACTTATACAGCATATTCAAAAAACTTAGTCATCAGGCCATCCTGAATGGTCTGTTAaccgtaacccgaccgacccgacttcaaaggtaccgagtgaTAACTTTTTTtcgggattcattgaaatgaattctatttttgatattgtttccatATGAAGAAGGTGatagatttgtttttttttgccctaaaattttgcaaaaaatatttctacctaccgactcatccttAAAATTTAAGTCGGTgtttacggcaaacagacattTATTTTAGGATGGCCGTACACAGTTCAATTACAATCTATCCCTTAAATAATGAGACGAGGATAACTATATAGgataactatttatttgacattacgagctttcgctaaAGCTTCATCGAGTGAATGAGAATCTTTATTCTAAACCCGGTTAACGCAGCTACTGTATATGAATCTAACCCTTGATAATGCGCCTAACGCCAGGTTTTTCCAGAGACGGATGTATTTTTGACTTGCAATTGTATAGTAAAGATAAACCCCACAGATACAGcaccatactctctatacagCCAAATTCCTATAGTTGGTACCCTTACTACAGTCAGGGGCGTAGCCACCGGTGCGACAACTGCAACATATGTCGCACCTATAATTGAAAAACACATTAAGCTAAAACGTCATAATTAACGTTATTCTACTGATAATCGACTGTTCTTCCAGAGGACGGAATGTCTGTATTTTGACTTGCAACTAATACCGGTATTTATCCCAGATACTCTATATATAGCCAAAATCCCAAATCGCCGATATGGGACCCTAACTACCCCTGACCGAGTGTGtgaataaatatcatttttaaaatggGTTTTTCAGCCTCTTAGATAAATTCATAATACTTCTCGCTTAAATCACGAATGAATTCCGGCAGCGAATTTAATATAGGGGCCTATACTCACGTAGCTTAAAGATTTagaataatttttcattcttcgTGTGTTGTGTGAATTACCCAAGCTTGGCCGTATTCAACGACGTACTATAATATGCAAGGAGTTGTTATCCAAGTTAGATTTGTGGCTataaaatgtttgattattatttttaccTGTGAACGTCGAGCTCAGGAAGACGCGTACGATTTTCGAATGTAGAATTGGCAGATCTTCCAACGGTCTTTGACCTCTGAGGACATCGAGAGGTCCAGTGTCTCCCGACGGCATTCTCGCCCGAGTGAAGATAATCTCTAAACTAAATAGAATAATTCCGATAAGCCTTAACGGTCCATCGCTGCTCCACACATTTCatgtttacaaaaaaaacaattcgtCCTCAAAATATAAGCGAATTTGTTGcgaaattatttatgaaatcgAGCGAAATATAGTTGGTTTATAAGGTATACtggatttttattttgtttttggaaGTAACTGTCAGTCAGCTCGCATACACCATACAGCGCTAAACGTCGATATAGGGTTGGTTTTTGGTGTcttaattgaataaaatctaaggcaaacaaaaattgataccttgtttctccgctctgctgagcttaaatgttgacccggccgcctatctaccctatacattacttttttttaaaatcgtgatcaattttaccataacagccccggccgctatagaaatgaactgtttataaattttatcatattttacaaaaatgacccggccgctgcggagaaacaaggtatcatttttgtttagcctaagaGAGGGTATTCATTTGACGTTTCGATCCTATCCTATGTTctgtattgaatttgaaaatgtcccGTATAACCAAATTTAACTCGATTATTTTCTCTTCGTAATTGTagattttttgtttattcGATTCTCAGGGGAAAAAAATCTCGCAAATCTCTCACAGGAAATCTctaaaatttcattcaatccCGAATCCTTAAAATCACAGTTATGtgagaaatgaatataaacaaTCTTACAATCATAAATCCACAGTTGTGATAGGAACCACCCGAATagatatattcctcctataaaacaatttttagttAATTCATGAAATcgtgaattttttcaaatcttttacatTGTTAGTTCTATTCGATCGAATGAAACTGATGGAGATTTCCGCGACTTACCTACTTTTAACACAGCACGAAGTGTCGTTATTTCAGTACAGATTTAGTCCAGTGGATCCTCCTCAGTAAAACACTATTAGGGCATTATAAACCGCTGTTGCTATTTATGTGTTTCGATaacatgtatttatatataaaccCCCCGCGTACGAACACGGGTCAGTACTGGGGTTATTCTCAATCATGAGATAATCCAATGGTCGTCGTCACCGTTAATCCGTTAAATTAATCCCTAACAGATTGACCGCCGTTAGTGCATTTGGACACGTAAATACCGCAGATATATAAAACACGTGAAAACATTTTGAGATCTTataaaattttattattatttcgaGATATAAATAACTTAACGGAGGAATTCCTAAAATCAGAAAGGAAAAAGAGTAATGTTTCCTCGAGTTAATGGTTTATTCGATGCTTTGGACTTTGTTCTAATAGTCGTCTATACAGAGTGACCACTTTCAACgtaatcaatttacaaattccctgagcttttccatgtgattacacaaaattccccctGAGTGAATCCAAGGAATTTCTAggttttaaaatgattcaattcattaagtttttaagaatcacatattgataaagaaacacaaTAGCGTtcaatagcattatccaaattccTTGAGTTTTCCAAGGATTTCCAGGAATTAGTCAAATTTCCTGATATTTTTAAATAGATTTTTCTAATTCCCAGAATTTTCCAGGTCCACCCTGCTTTAGGAAAACTGAGTTTACAAAAATATGCGATATAATACGGTAGAATACAAATACACAAACTAGTTGAAGCAAACTAGGGGTATGACagttaaaaatccaaatatgGGGACCGTTTTAAGGCGTTTTAAAAATTTCTCggaaaattgtttctttttgcaTTTTATAAAGATATATGAATGACAAATtctataaagaaaaaatatagcCATCAAATAGCACTGGAGAACACCaaaatttcgaaatattcCGAGGAGGACCCCATACCCCTTCGGTGGCTTCGTACCCTTGACGATTACTTTTGTGCCCTTCAGTACCGTGGTCCCCCACCTTCCAAAATCCTATTATCGGCAATTTTGACTTTTGACTGAAATATTTAGTATTTACTATCATAAGGAGGCGGGGTGCCATAGTTCATTGGTGGAGGTGGTGCACCCGCTGGAGGATAGGGGGCGTTGTTTGGAGGACCTCCATAGTAGTTTGTCGGTGGAGGTGGTGCATTCGCTGGTGGATAGGGGGCGTTGTTCTGAGGGCCGCTGTACGCATTATGCGCTGCAGCTCCCCCGTACACTACTGTTGACGAGGCTGGTCCATTCactgaaataaaacaacaaacaTACGTAGATGTGTTTAGATAAAAAAACCATGTTCACGTTGGAGGGGTAAATTATAGTACCTTGGTTCATCGCCTTGCGTCGCTTTATAAACCAAAACGCAAAACCACCTAATAGACAGCCAATCACCAGAATACTGACAACCACTGGCACTATGAGAGCAGTATTACtacaaataaatcaatcatcTTTAACATTGCAAGGATCGTCTGCACGCTTTACTGGTTCTGAGCACCAGGGGGCGTTTCACGGACGAATTGAggtttcattattatatcatTAATCCTTAACTTCTTGAAACAGAAACAGACCCGGGTTTTAGAAACTGGTGGTATCTAACTAACATTTACTATAGGCCCGCGGTTTCATAGTAAAGGATACGGACTCACTAAGCGGAGACTAAGAGACGTATTAAAGGGGTCATCCCACAATAGATACAcccaaaaataaaaagttctATGGTCAAATGATCGATGCATCAGGCGTCGAAATATATACTATCTTACTATAGAACCTTTTGGCTAAATCTATTGTCGGATTTGTCTCTCGTTGTTGACAAGCAACATACCTGCTTCCGCAATCGCTTTTCTGAGTTGTTGTTGGTGGATTGTCATGTTGTGGTATCCTATATCCCTCTCTACTGCAACAGTATTTGATGACGTCCCTGCCCGTTCCTCTGCAACAGAATTCCCCATTGGTGCAATATTCAGCGTCGAACCACGTCAAGCCGCTACTAGTACAGAAAGCAGTGCACACAGAGGCTGTGAACACGAGAAATCATTAAT
This window harbors:
- the LOC141907119 gene encoding NACHT and WD repeat domain-containing protein 2-like; translation: MPSGDTGPLDVLRGQRPLEDLPILHSKIVRVFLSSTFTDTRAERNAAMQNVFPVVKKYCRDKYGFEFQVVDMRWGIPAKASENHTTTELCLKQIQECQRLSAGPNFVLMLGEKYGSRMLPYRIPADEFESITLCIQDNDMSVDLLNKWYKKDENSLPPEFLLQPVKSVLGEKSPKEWWYKDESRMRTVFTDTVKQCVEQKLMSQQTSRKYTCSVTENELHEGITKVKDNVAGTVICFTRRITDLERYLHIDKIKKYVDWDQSKGEIDADAKRRVRNLKERVIPHSIPPSNVISNMVTWAGNVGMRAQTEYLNDFCSQFTEKLIQLIDKGVKSAGQGHLSALMEDIVKHQIQCKERSDNFHARKDELNKLAQYVRSDHRYPLVVHGQTGIGKTSFTSKAFRLTSSWLSKNAAICIRLIGTTLQSSNINLLLQTLCEQFNAIGFDTKPVPKTYRQLRDRFINILSADHRFPLVLYLDALNQLSPGNNAHRLDWLPSSLGKNVKVIVTTLSDDDSHMMQRLKEKIRDTSTFIELSPLSHIKCTDILKLWLREHNRQLTSHQVYVVGCAFMKCSVPLFLKLVFDEVYDWNSYTKVHMSDTLAATVPDSIGKLLDRLESRHDGHVVKHALAYITASRNGLSDSEVEDLLSLDDDVLNSIYTYWLPPIRRIPPSLWTRIRSDIDTYLVEREANGVLAVYWYHQEFINVTSQRYLADKNFRRLVHSNIADYLLGVWSDGREKPFTYSDNHVIRFELQSQEGVADRKVSSQPLRFSDGENSTSVRFNFRKLNMLPYHLNESGRVEELEDEVLFNYEFLYSKLRATSLHNILTDFQLHVTDETKLLADTLQLAESTINRDPEKMCVEIIGRLLKYCPLYPKILRLVEACYLAAGKQCALVPAYQCYQAPGGPLQHVFEPHINPSNEVDVNCIHTTADTEYIILKIPHESTIRRWNVDSGEPQQDLRTAMGYVYNTSFLTYNIYVVTTDDTICVYDAEIGNFIVSVNLRQYGGDVTHLDISRDQIALVVQGITSKGPIIIEAHSGKLRHRFQYEAKICALSDDGDIMVCNSGTLILYHNLDNYKIIKTFKVPDEVRPPCSIIIRQSDKDAIVIYTSKHRTTIYRCRYQYTDREKVSFVAELECRVNMARMAPKDESYVLLSTGTELRVVDVVSKDGSRVYNSLPKLIDPQSKYLSADFNFNETLIVALRDGFLLAWRVIDCSLVWSLKPSFAPMQQIHASRLYNKIVSVSSDNCLQVWNLDKISDEMDSRLHVLNVPITDIMVGDATGTAVACSEDELRRQRVPLDLKTGTPNLKHIVGEQAVSMSPDGNFLVTNSLGEGLHLWDLSRDQIVYSAKLTCRREQVIFSDDGSRIVLISKASNTNSAASITAHVLELYPEPNRVKSVTLGCMELISEPFLTNTDYLVLETLSRGDTPNVYAFDIGVNGDQHLPLCKQDVADFDENATIFGEKILKAKPLGVDTELVLVVFAKISSRLKFVDGAIEPNLRAPKTAFIWNPSRDAVIKKCRRFMKVNSDVNDLRISSNGKFIVDRELNIYDVWRDEIVHKIDYRGAVGLPIIAKDKFVLFIATGGLTVQALRLTDYQTVAEIDVHGRATCIVMAQDEQTILIGSEDGRVMAFTLVDSQQNGWQSRLRRLPSLQQQQSTNHSQDERDVTVTLTPPATVVEMLSSVKPAAAAAVSDQQDRRVVGLKSVGRLSSVVMGKRGSQACLIQ
- the LOC141907121 gene encoding uncharacterized protein LOC141907121, producing the protein MASVCTAFCTSSGLTWFDAEYCTNGEFCCRGTGRDVIKYCCSREGYRIPQHDNPPTTTQKSDCGSSNTALIVPVVVSILVIGCLLGGFAFWFIKRRKAMNQVNGPASSTVVYGGAAAHNAYSGPQNNAPYPPANAPPPPTNYYGGPPNNAPYPPAGAPPPPMNYGTPPPYDSKY